A genomic segment from Actinomyces lilanjuaniae encodes:
- a CDS encoding Tat pathway signal protein: MTSPLTPPRLAPASRRPTGREAGERLARGSTCLLVVLLAALLSGCGLRLGEGTPASLPQPSAQESVRDALARHTWLISSSAAVVARSEDRQAEAAQQVETAANSQLDALGGVWEPWASEVPTRFPTVSPAATAAATATSEDLAALLSEGVTLAQEAAMSAPSGQEARLYASLAASWAVQHETVSPGSTTSVPRSSLDTPQQISSGLLAAYDAARYACQEVAARAQAATRERATQDAASASTAVSAALAAGSQDSRLSSYASPSQQSSEASAADTDVLWAQTVWSDVVDHEALETASTQAGSPARQAAVEATTDAALRAHAWGTQLSSLPGYLESSESP; this comes from the coding sequence GTGACGAGTCCCCTAACGCCGCCCCGCCTCGCTCCTGCCTCGCGCCGCCCGACAGGCCGGGAAGCAGGAGAACGACTGGCACGCGGGAGCACCTGCCTCCTGGTGGTGCTCCTCGCGGCGCTGCTCAGCGGCTGCGGGCTACGTCTGGGAGAAGGAACGCCAGCCTCACTGCCCCAGCCTTCTGCCCAGGAGTCCGTGCGCGACGCACTGGCTCGGCACACCTGGCTCATCTCCTCCAGCGCCGCCGTCGTGGCCCGATCCGAGGACCGGCAGGCTGAGGCCGCGCAGCAGGTGGAGACGGCAGCAAACTCCCAGCTCGACGCCCTGGGCGGGGTGTGGGAGCCGTGGGCGTCCGAGGTTCCGACGCGCTTTCCCACTGTCAGCCCAGCGGCCACGGCCGCAGCGACCGCCACCAGCGAGGACCTGGCCGCGCTCCTCAGCGAGGGCGTCACCCTGGCCCAGGAGGCGGCCATGAGCGCACCCTCCGGCCAGGAGGCCCGGCTCTACGCCTCACTAGCCGCCTCCTGGGCCGTCCAGCACGAGACCGTCTCCCCCGGATCGACCACCTCGGTCCCGCGCAGCTCGCTGGACACGCCCCAGCAGATCAGCAGCGGGCTGCTCGCTGCCTACGACGCAGCCCGCTACGCCTGCCAGGAGGTGGCCGCGCGCGCGCAGGCCGCCACGCGTGAGCGCGCCACCCAGGACGCGGCCTCCGCCTCCACTGCTGTCAGTGCCGCGTTGGCTGCCGGCAGCCAGGACAGCCGTCTTTCGTCCTATGCGAGCCCCTCCCAGCAGTCTTCTGAGGCCTCTGCAGCAGACACGGACGTCCTGTGGGCCCAGACCGTGTGGTCAGACGTGGTTGACCACGAGGCCCTGGAGACGGCCTCCACGCAGGCAGGGTCCCCCGCCCGGCAGGCTGCCGTGGAGGCGACGACCGACGCGGCCCTGCGCGCACACGCCTGGGGGACACAGCTGTCCTCCCTGCCCGGCTACCTGGAGTCCTCAGAGTCGCCCTAA
- a CDS encoding YlxR family protein, with translation MSAGGPASGRNFCTLARAPHVPERTCVGCRERVPRAQLVRLVLAPGGVLDVDLRAAAPGRGAWIHPDPQCVARAERRRAFGRALRVSAPLDSDLVWRWLAGRLSTGPAVPPGSRPTDGKGG, from the coding sequence GTGTCGGCAGGTGGCCCAGCAAGCGGAAGGAACTTCTGTACCTTGGCACGTGCACCACATGTTCCTGAGCGGACCTGCGTCGGCTGCCGGGAACGGGTCCCGCGGGCGCAGCTGGTGCGTCTCGTGCTGGCACCGGGCGGAGTGCTCGATGTCGACCTCCGGGCGGCCGCGCCCGGACGCGGCGCATGGATCCACCCGGATCCTCAGTGCGTCGCCCGTGCTGAGCGGAGGCGGGCCTTCGGGCGTGCCCTGCGTGTCAGCGCACCGCTTGACTCCGACCTGGTCTGGCGGTGGCTGGCTGGGCGGCTCAGCACGGGCCCTGCTGTCCCTCCGGGTAGCAGGCCGACCGATGGCAAAGGCGGGTAG
- the nusA gene encoding transcription termination factor NusA, with translation MDINMPELRGASDELGIDLDNLLPAIEDAILGAYFKVPGAIRGAHVEIDRRTGHMSVLAPEVDEEDQPTGEYFDDTPDDFGRIAQATARSVIVQRIQDRRDFEVLGTFKDKTGELISGTVEQGRDPRVVHVRLDEEHEGIMPPHEQVPGERYRHGDRLRVYVTEVSRGVKGAQIILSRTHPGLVRRLFEKEVPEISSGDVEIVALAREAGHRTKMAVRARVRGVNAKGSCIGPMGQRVRAVMAELGGEKIDIVDYSEDPARFVANALSPARVSSVEVLSMEEQIARAVVPDFQLSLAIGKEGQNARLAARLTGWKVDIHADAEAGEVLPGRGSQADDVTGPSEVAD, from the coding sequence ATGGACATCAACATGCCGGAGCTGCGAGGGGCTTCTGACGAGCTGGGGATTGACCTGGACAACCTCCTGCCCGCTATCGAGGACGCCATCTTGGGGGCCTACTTTAAGGTTCCGGGTGCCATCCGGGGTGCGCACGTCGAGATCGACCGCAGGACGGGGCACATGAGCGTACTAGCGCCCGAGGTCGACGAGGAGGACCAGCCGACGGGGGAGTACTTTGACGACACCCCGGACGACTTCGGCCGCATCGCCCAGGCGACGGCTCGCTCCGTCATCGTCCAGAGGATCCAGGACCGGCGTGACTTCGAGGTCCTGGGGACTTTCAAGGACAAGACCGGTGAGCTCATCTCCGGCACGGTTGAGCAAGGGCGGGACCCCAGGGTGGTCCATGTCCGTCTTGACGAGGAGCACGAGGGCATCATGCCCCCGCACGAGCAAGTTCCGGGGGAGCGCTACCGCCACGGCGACCGGCTGCGCGTCTACGTCACGGAGGTCTCCCGAGGCGTCAAGGGTGCCCAGATCATCCTCTCCCGCACGCACCCCGGCCTGGTCCGCAGACTCTTCGAGAAGGAGGTGCCCGAGATCTCCTCCGGGGACGTGGAGATCGTCGCCCTGGCCCGGGAGGCCGGGCACCGTACCAAGATGGCGGTGCGTGCCCGTGTCCGTGGGGTCAACGCCAAGGGGTCCTGCATCGGACCCATGGGGCAGCGCGTGCGCGCGGTCATGGCTGAGCTCGGCGGGGAGAAGATCGATATCGTCGACTACTCGGAGGACCCTGCGCGGTTCGTGGCCAACGCCCTCTCGCCAGCGCGGGTTTCCTCGGTGGAGGTGCTTAGCATGGAGGAGCAGATCGCCCGGGCCGTGGTCCCGGACTTCCAGCTCTCCCTGGCCATCGGCAAAGAGGGGCAGAACGCCCGTCTCGCCGCCCGTCTGACGGGGTGGAAAGTTGACATCCACGCCGACGCCGAGGCTGGTGAGGTCCTGCCGGGGCGGGGTTCCCAGGCCGACGACGTGACGGGCCCCTCAGAGGTGGCCGACTGA